One region of Pogona vitticeps strain Pit_001003342236 chromosome 1, PviZW2.1, whole genome shotgun sequence genomic DNA includes:
- the ASCL2 gene encoding achaete-scute homolog 2: MNGGVAATAMQQAPHAACKSYPLHGCSNSNSALGIKLHTSMGASSSGRHQQHAWGTVKGCPGPAHQSGAATRCKGSKRRSSSPELLRCKRRLAFSGLVAQPGGGTGGSGGAAAVARRNERERNRVKLVNLGFQTLRQHVPNGAAAKKMSKVETLRSAVEYIRALQQLLDEHDAVSAAFQDGLLPPGRLPATPAVAGAACAGGGGSSYSSASPSFDGREGSSVPGSPHSAYSSDESGYEGALSPEEQELLDFTSWFGSY; encoded by the coding sequence ATGAACGGAGGGGTAGCAGCCACGGCCATGCAACAAGCGCCCCATGCTGCTTGCAAAAGTTACCCACTGCACGGCTGCAGCAACAGCAACTCCGCTTTGGGGATCAAGCTCCACACAAGCATGGGGGCCTCTTCTTCGGGGCGGCACCAGCAGCACGCATGGGGCACTGTCAAAGGATGCCCCGGCCCGGCTCACCAGTCCGGCGCGGCGACGCGCTGCAAAGGCTCCAAGCGGCGCTCGAGCTCGCCGGAGCTGCTGCGCTGCAAGAGGCGCTTAGCCTTCTCGGGCCTGGTGGCGCAGCCGGGCGGCGGTactggcggcagcggcggcgcgGCGGCCGTGGCTCGGCGCAACGAGCGCGAGCGGAACCGCGTCAAGCTGGTCAACTTGGGCTTCCAGACTTTGCGCCAGCACGTGCCCAACGGCGCGGCCGCCAAGAAGATGAGCAAAGTGGAGACGCTCCGCTCCGCCGTGGAGTACATCCGAGCCCTGCAGCAGCTGCTGGACGAGCACGACGCCGTCAGCGCCGCCTTCCAGGACGGGCTGCTGCCGCCGGGCCGCCTCCCCGCCACCCCGGCCGTGGCGGGCGCGGCTTgcgcgggcggcggcggcagctcgtACTCCTCCGCCTCGCCCTCCTTCGACGGCCGCGAGGGCAGCTCGGTGCCGGGCTCGCCGCACTCGGCTTATTCCTCGGACGAGAGCGGCTACGAAGGGGCCCTCAGCCCGGAGGAGCAGGAGCTGCTCGACTTCACCAGCTGGTTCGGGAGCTACTGA